The following proteins are co-located in the Neomonachus schauinslandi chromosome 8, ASM220157v2, whole genome shotgun sequence genome:
- the LOC110586953 gene encoding LOW QUALITY PROTEIN: putative vomeronasal receptor-like protein 4 (The sequence of the model RefSeq protein was modified relative to this genomic sequence to represent the inferred CDS: inserted 3 bases in 2 codons), protein MFLMIIKGTIFLSVTGPGMVGNVFVFVNYTCIFFRDTKKKSIHLILIHLAFTNIIILFSKVTLKTIETSGLRNFXDDTGCKMFAYLERVARGLSTCTSSFLTVVQAATISPRASVCASFKPASTWRILPFFLFFWILNSLLSMNLLYYVKNSSSLNRSQIDESEGYCVFLPASQTTKWVFLILMTLRDFLFLGLMGWPVSPWYAFXPKHHKHAGYLQKPEVLYHNPPEMRAAHSVLLLVLCFLFFYWSDCIISLCLNSFFNNKFLILNILEVLTLGYVILSPFVLIHRDGHLAECWHSH, encoded by the exons ATGTTTCTGATGATTATTAAAGGAACAATATTCCTCTCTGTAACTGGACCTGGCATGGTGGGGAACGTCTTTGTTTTTGTGAATTACACATGCATTTTCTTTAGGGACACTAAAAAGAAATCTATACATCTAATTCTCATCCACTTGGCTTTTACAAATATCATAATACTTTTTTCCAAGGTAACActaaaaacaatagaaacttCCGGTTTGCGAAACT CCGACGATACAGGCTGTAAAATGTTTGCGTACCTCGAGAGGGTGGCCCGGGGCCTCTCGACCTGCACCAGCAGCTTCCTCACTGTGGTCCAGGCCGCCACCATCAGCCCCAGAGCCTCCGTGTGTGCCAGCTTCAAGCCAGCATCCACATGGCGtatccttccctttttcctcttcttttggaTACTCAATTCCTTGCTCAGCATGAACTTACTCTATTACGTGAAAAACAGCAGCAGCCTAAACAGGTCACAGATTGATGAAAGTGAAGGCTACTGTGTTTTTCTACCAGCAAGCCAGACAACGAAGTGGGTTTTTCTCATTCTCATGACCCTGCGAGATTTCCTGTTTCTGGGTCTCATGGGCTGGCCAGTGTCTCCATGGTATGCGTT TCCAAAGCACCACAAGCATGCCGGCTACCTGCAGAAACCCGAGGTTCTCTACCACAACCCCCCTGAGATGAGAGCCGCGCACAGTGTTCTCCTGCtggtgctttgttttcttttcttttattggtcagattgtattatttctttatgtttaaattctttctttaataataaattcCTAATATTAAACATTCTCGAAGTCTTAACCCTCGGTTATGTAATTCTCAGCCCGTTTGTGCTGATTCACAGAGATGGACATCTGGCTGAATGTTGGCACTCTCATTAA